The following proteins are encoded in a genomic region of Dasypus novemcinctus isolate mDasNov1 chromosome 3, mDasNov1.1.hap2, whole genome shotgun sequence:
- the CARMIL3 gene encoding capping protein, Arp2/3 and myosin-I linker protein 3 isoform X7, with protein MAKPSAELTRELQDSIRRCLSQGTVLQQHRVKLETKPKKFEDRVLALTSWRLHLFPLKIPAKVESSFNVLEIRAFNTLSQNQVLVETERGTVSMRLLSAESVDQVTRHVSSALSKVCPGPGCPIRRGNADTPEGPRDTSPNSETSTSTIHSVCGGFSETYAALCDYNGLHCREEVQWDVDTIYHAEDNREFNLLDFSHLESRDLALMVAALAYNQWFTKLFCKDLRLGSEVLEQVLHSLSKSGSLEELVLDNAGLKTDFVQKLAGVFGENGSCVLHALTLSHNPIEDKGFLSLSQQLLCFPTGLTKLCLAKTAISPRGLQALGQTFGANPAFASSLRYLDLSKNPGLLATDEANTLYSFLAQPNALVHLDLSGTDCAIDLLFGALLHGCCSHLTYLNLARNSCSHRKGREAPPAFKQFFSSTYTLSHVNLSATRLPLESLRALLHGLSLNSHLSDLHLDLSSCELRSAGAQALQEQLGAVTCVGSLDLSDNGFDSDLLTLVPALGKNKSLKHLFLGKNFNVKAKTLEEILHKLVQLIQEEDCSLQSLSVADSRLKLRTSILINALGSNTCLAKVDLSGNGMEDIGAKMLSKALQINSSLRTILWDRNNTSALGFLDIARALESNHTLRFMSFPVSDISQAYRSAPERTEDVWQKIQWCLVRNNHSQTCPQEQAFRLQQGLVTSSAEQMLQRLCGRVQEEVRALRLCPLEPVQDELLYARDLIKDAKNSRALFPSLYELGHVLANDGPVRQRLESVASEVSKAVDKELQVILESMVSLTQELCPVAMRVAEGHNKMLSNVAERVTVPRNFIRGTLLEQAGQDIQNKLDEVKLSVVTYLTNSIVDEILQELYHSHKSLARHLAQLRTLSDPPGGPGPGQDLSSRGRGRSHDHEETTDDELGTNIDTMAIKKQKRCRKIRPVSAFISGSPQDMEGQLGNLGIPPGWFSGLGGSQPATSGSWEGLSELPTHGYKLRHQTQGRPRPPRTTPPGPGRPSQVSGPGSRQENGMATRLDEGLEDFFSRRVMDESSSYPRTLRTVRPGLSEPPLPPLQKKRRRGLFHFRRPRSFKGERGPGSPTAGLLLPPPPPPPPTQDSPPSPDPPSLGNSSSPRWSPEEESGLLPGFGGSRGPSFRGKMVRKSGSAACPHFSCPTRGPHSPHPKPRAPGPGFLSLSEE; from the exons ATGGCCAAGCCCAGCGCGGAGCTCACCCGCGAGCTGCAAG ACAGCATCCGGAGGTGCCTGAGCCAAGGGACTGTGCTCCAACAGCACCGCGTGAAGTTGGAGACCAAGCCCAAGAAGTTTGAGGACCGAGTGCTG GCACTGACCTCCTGGCGCCTCCACCTCTTCCCCCTTAAAATCCCAGCCAAG GTGGAGAGTTCCTTCAACGTCCTGGAGATCCGTGCCTTCAACACGCTCAGCCAGAACCAG GTCCTGGTGGAGACAGAGCGTGGCACGGTGAGCATGCGGCTGCTGTCGGCTGAAAGCGTGGACCAGGTGACCCGACATGTGAGCTCTGCCCTCTCCAAGGTCTGCCCTGGGCCTGG GTGTCCGATCCGACGTGGAAACGCAGATACCCCAGAGGGGCCCCGAGACACATCTCCCAACTCTGAGACTTCCACATCTACTATTCACAGTGTTTGTG GTGGCTTCTCTGAGACCTACGCCGCCTTATGTGACTACAATGGGCTTCACTGCCGTGAGGAGGTGCAATGG GATGTGGACACCATCTACCATGCTGAGGATAACCGGGAGTTCAATCTTTTGGATTTCAGCCACTTGGAGAGCCG GGACTTGGCTCTAATGGTGGCAGCTCTGGCCTACAACCAATGGTTCACTAAACTCTTCTGCAAGGACCTGCGACTG GGGTCAGAAGTGCTAGAACAGGTGCTACATTCCCTAAGCAAGTCGGGGAGCCTTGAAGAGCTGGTGCTGGACAACGCCGGGCTTAAGAC GGACTTTGTCCAGAAGCTGGCCGGGGTATTTGGGGAGAACGGGAGCTGTGTGCTGCATGCCCTCACTCTGTCCCACAACCCCATCGAGGACAAGG GTTTCCTCAGTCTGAGCCAGCAGCTCCTCTGCTTCCCCACTGGCCTCACCAAACTGTGCCTGGCCAAGACTGCCATTTCCCCACGAG GGCTCCAGGCACTGGGCCAGACCTTCGGGGCCAACCCAGCCTTCGCCAGCTCTCTCCGATACCTGGATCTGAGCAAGAACCCCGGGCTGCTCGCCACTGATGAGGCCAAT ACCCTCTACAGTTTCCTGGCCCAGCCAAATGCCCTGGTGCACCTGGACCTGTCGGGGACAGACTGTGCCATCGATTTG CTATTTGGTGCCCTGCTCCACGGCTGCTGCTCCCACCTTACCTACCTCAACCTGGCACGCAACAGCTGCTCCCACag GAAGGGCCGGGAGGCCCCGCCGGCCTTCAAGCAGTTTTTCAGCAGCACCTACACACTGAGCCACGTCAACCTGTCGGCCACGCGGCTGCCCCTGGAGTCCCTCAG GGCGCTGCTCCACGGCCTTTCCCTCAACAGTCACCTCAGTGACCTGCACCTGGACCTCAGCAGCTGTGAG ctcCGGTCAGCAGGAGCCCAGGCTTTGCAGGAGCAGTTAGGGGCTGTCACCTGCGTGGGTAGCCTGGACCTGTCAGACAATG GGTTCGACTCGGATCTCCTGACACTGGTGCCCGCACTTGGCAAGAACAAGTCCCTTAAGCACCTGTTCCTGGGCAAGAACTTCAATGTCAAGGCCAA GACCCTGGAGGAAATCCTCCACAAGCTGGTGCAGCTGATCCAGGAGGAGGACTGT TCCCTGCAGTCACTGTCGGTGGCAGACTCCCGGCTGAAGCTTCGCACCAGCATCCTCATCAATGCCCTGGGCAGCAACACCTGCCTGGCTAAGGTGGACCTGAGCGGCAATGGCATGGAGGACATTGGGGCCAAGATGCTCTCTAAGGCTCTGCAGATCAACTCCTCCCTCAG AACTATCCTATGGGATCGAAACAACACATCTGCCCTGGGGTTCCTGGACATCGCGAGGGCCCTAGAGAG CAACCACACGCTGCGCTTCATGTCCTTCCCTGTGAGTGACATCTCCCAAGCCTACCGCAGCGCCCCTGAGCGCACCGAGGACGTCTGGCAGAAG ATCCAGTGGTGCCTGGTGAGGAACAACCACTCCCAGACGTGTCCCCAGGAGCAGGCCTTCAGGCTGCAGCAGGGCCTGGTGACCAGCAGCGCCGAGCAA ATGCTGCAGAGGCTGTGCGGACGTGTGCAGGAGGAGGTGCGGGCCCTGAGGCTGTGCCCCCTGGAGCCTGTGCAGGATGAGCTGCTCTACGCTAGGGACCTCATCAAGGATGCCAAGAACTCCCGGGCG CTGTTTCCCAGCCTCTATGAGCTGGGCCACGTGTTGGCCAACGACGGGCCTGTGAGACAAAGGCTGGAGTCAGTAGCCAGTGAGGTGTCCAAGGCTGTGGACAAGGAGCTACAG gtgatcctggagtccatGGTCAGCCTCACACAGGAGTTATGCCCTGTGGCCATGCGTGTGGCTGAGGGGCACAACAAGATGCTGAGCAACGTCGCAGAGCGTGTCACTGTGCCCCGGAACTTCATCCGAGGGACGCTGCTGGAGCAGGCGGGGCAGGACATTCAGAACAAGCTGGA TGAAGTGAAGCTCTCAGTCGTCACCTACCTGACCAACTCCATAGTGGATGAGATCCTGCAGGAACTATACCACTCCCACAAGAGTCTG GCCCGGCACCTGGCCCAGCTAAGGACACTGTCAGATCCACCAGGGGGACCGGGCCCAGGACAGGATCTGTCCTCCCGGGGCCGAGGCCGGAGCCATGACCACGAAGAGACCACAGACGATGAACTGGGGACCAACATC GACACCATGGCCATCAAAAAGCAGAAACGCTGCCGCAAGATCCGGCCAGTGTCTGCCTTCATTA GTGGGAGCCCTCAGGACATGGAAGGCCAGCTGGGAAATCTGGGGATTCCCCCTGGCTGGTTCTCAGGCCTCGGGGGCAGCCAGCCTGCCACTAGTGGCTCCTGGGAAGGTCTATCTGAGCTGCCCACTCATGGCTATAAACTGAGGCATCAAACACAAGGGAGGCCTCGGCCCCCCAGGACCACTCCTCCAGGACCTGGCCGGCCCAGT CAGGTATCAGGACCTGGATCTCGTCAGGAGAACGGAATGGCCACACGCCTAGACGAGGGACTGGAGGACTTCTTCAGCCGAAGGGTCATGGATGAAAGTTCCAG CTACCCCCGGACTCTGAGGACCGTGCGTCCAGGCCTCTCAGAGCCGCCACTGCCTCCACTCCAGAAGAAGAGGCGCCGAGGCCTGTTCCACTTCCGCCGGCCCCGGAGCTTCAAGGGCGAAAGGGGGCCGGGCTCCCCCACCGCCgggctcctcctccctcctcccccacccccacccccaacgcAGGACAGCCCCCCTAGCCCAGATCCCCCCAGCCTCGGCAATAGCTCCTCCCCACGCTGGAGCCCTGAGGAGGAGAGCGGCCTCCTCCCTGGATTCGGGGGGAGCCGGGGACCTTCCTTCCGCGGGAAGATGGTACGTAAGTCAGGGAGTGCTGCGTGCCCCCACTTTTCCTGCCCCACTCGTGGCCCACACTCACCCCACCCCAAGCCCAGAGCTCCAGGGCCCGGGTTTCTCTCCTTGAGCGAGGAGTGA